The proteins below come from a single Cannabis sativa cultivar Pink pepper isolate KNU-18-1 chromosome 3, ASM2916894v1, whole genome shotgun sequence genomic window:
- the LOC133035767 gene encoding ferric reduction oxidase 8, mitochondrial isoform X1, translated as MAETALLTVLKVLMIVICACWVSLWILKPTQMWTKNWKEAEDRLRPTVFGYYGLNFVVFTFPVIALAIVGSVYLNVQQRKPRRLRRKAFPGASNPVVVNTLLGTLTALEILAASLFILLLVWTFYARISNDFKKLMPVKSLKLKLWQLQYLRVATRFGLLAEVCLALLLLPILRGLALFRLIGIQFEASVRYHIWLGTAMIAFAFLHGASTLFIWGVSHHIQEEIGKWQRTGRIYLAGEISLVTGLVIWITALPQIRRKKFEIFYYTHHLYLVFLVFFLFHAGDRHFYTVFPGIFLFGIDKLLRLVQSRPETCILSAKIFPSKALELVLPKHPNLKYTPTSVIFVKIPSISKFQWHSFSITSSSSVDDHTMSLLIRCQGSWTSSLYNLINTELKSGFNKMKTIPIAVEGPYGASSTDFLRYDSLLLIAGGVGITPFLSIMQEITSAWQSGNYNQYPTRIQLIFIAKKSQDICLLSSISDLILNQSDEQFHLKLKVFVTQEKQSVTTVKELLNEFTQGETVDFGTDSSSYAIHGLESFLWMAAIAGLSSIVFLAFLICFSHIFIPNQKTKASSKEKSPSWVADIIILSSFVIAIICSTLVALVVRGKKLSKETIQTSEKHVKSWQPSSSEAELGFATEKHEIHFTGRPKFQEILEKFPTETGGSDIGVLVCGPEKMKESVAALLCSHNSQCFKSGPQKKTSFSFHSLNFTL; from the exons AAGCTGAAGATAGATTAAGGCCTACTGTCTTTGGATATTATG GACTTAACTTTGTTGTGTTCACATTTCCTGTTATTGCTCTGGCTATAGTTGGATCTGTCTACTTGAATGTTCAGCAAAGGAAGCCCAGAAG aCTAAGGAGAAAGGCATTTCCTGGTGCCTCAAATCCAGTGGTTGTGAACACCCTTTTGGGCACTCTAACTGCTCTGGAAATCTTAGCAGCCTCCCTCTTTATCCTCCTCTTAGTATGGACTTTTTATGCTCGAATATCAAACGATTTCAAGAAGCTAATGCCAGTAAAATCACTCAAATTGAAGTT ATGGCAACTGCAGTACTTGAGGGTGGCGACTCGATTCGGTTTGTTAGCAGAAGTGTGCCTAGCTCTACTTCTCCTTCCTATATTAAGAGGGTTAGCCTTGTTCAGGTTAATTGGTATCCAATTTGAGGCTTCAGTGAGATATCATATCTGGCTTGGAACTGCTATGATAGCTTTTGCCTTTCTTCATGGGGCAAGTACATTGTTCATTTGGGGAGTAAGCCACCACATTCAGGAAGAG ATAGGAAAATGGCAAAGAACAGGCAGGATATACTTAGCTGGGGAGATTAGTCTTGTTACTGGTTTAGTCATATGGATAACAGCACTTCCTCAAATAAGAAGGAAAAAGTTTGAAATCTTCTACTACACACACCATCTCTACCTAGTCTTCcttgtatttttcttatttcatgCCGGAGACCGCCACTTCTACACTGTTTTTCCTGGAATTTTTCTCTTTGGCATTGATAAACTACTTCGCCTTGTACAATCAAGACCGGAAACATGTATTCTTTCTGCAAAAATCTTCCCCAGCAAAGCTTTAGAACTTGTTCTACCTAAACACCCAA ATCTAAAGTATACTCCAACAAGTGTAATCTTTGTGAAGATACCAAGTATATCAAAATTTCAGTGGCACTCTTTTAGTATAACTTCAAGCTCAAGTGTTGATGACCACACAATGTCTCTTCTTATAAGATGTCAAGGATCATGGACAAGTTCTCTATACAACTTGATAAATACAGAGCTAAAATCAGGTTTTAATAAGATGAAAACCATACCAATTGCAGTTGAAGGCCCTTATGGAGCTTCCTCAACAGATTTCCTTAG GTATGACAGTTTGCTTCTGATTGCTGGAGGAGTTGGGATAACTCCATTTCTGAGCATCATGCAAGAAATCACTTCAGCTTGGCAAAGTGGGAACTACAATCAGTACCCCACAAGAATACAACTCATATTCATAGCTAAAAAGTCCCAAGATATTTGTTTGTTGAGCTCAATTTCAGACCTTATTCTAAACCAATCAGATGAACAGTTTCATCTCAAGTTAAAGGTATTTGTGACTCAAGAAAAACAATCAGTTACAACAGTAAAAGAACTACTAAATGAGTTTACACAAGGCGAAACAGTCGATTTCGGTACAGATAGTTCAAGCTATGCAATACATGGACTTGAATCTTTTCTTTGGATGGCTGCCATAGCTGGACTTTCCTCTATTGTATTTCTTGCCTTTCTCATATGTTTCAGCCACATTTTTATTCCTAACCAGAAAACCAAGGCATCATCAAAAGAGAAGAGTCCATCTTGGGTTGCAGATATAATCATATTATCTTCTTTTGTCATAGCAATAATTTGCAGTACTTTAGTTGCACTTGTAGTAAGAGGGAAAAAACTTAGCAAAGAAACAATCCAAACTTCAGAAAAACATGTCAAATCATGGCAACCAAGTTCCAGTGAAGCTGAATTAGGATTTGCTACTGAGAAACATGAGATTCATTTTACAGGAAGGCCTAAGTTTCAAG AAATATTGGAAAAATTCCCAACTGAGACTGGTGGATCTGATATTGGAGTCCTGGTATGTGGACCTGAGAAAATGAAAGAGTCAGTGGCAGCATTACTATGTAGCCATAACTCTCAATGTTTCAAGAGTGGTCCTCAGAAGAAAACAAGCTTCAGCTTCCACTCCCTCAATTTCACTCTCTGA
- the LOC133036107 gene encoding agamous-like MADS-box protein AGL103, translated as MLTDLCNSKVCLVIYDPKGNLDVWPEDSTEAHSIINNYYTKLESKKRKNNEVCLSNVLEKKLRKLEEKVSCTITTTSTVNGASSVPLIWDEKLAVLSKNSLMDMAQCIKAKIIVLDEKIDMVKGKDQAILQTLL; from the coding sequence ATGCTTACTGATTTGTGCAATTCTAAGGTGTGCTTAGTAATCTATGATCCCAAAGGCAATCTAGATGTGTGGCCTGAGGACTCCACGGAAGCTCATTCTATCATCAATAACTACTACACCAAATTAGAgtctaagaagagaaagaaTAATGAAGTGTGTCTCTCTAATGTGTTGGAGAAAAAGTTGAGAAAACTTGAAGAAAAAGTTAGTTGTACTATTACTACTACTTCTACTGTTAATGGGGCTTCATCAGTACCCTTGATTTGGGATGAAAAATTAGCTGTTTTATCCAAAAATTCGTTGATGGATATGGCACAATGCATAAAGGCTAAGATTATAGTTTTGGATGAGAAGATTGACATGGTTAAAGGAAAAGACCAAGCAATTTTACAAACCCTACTATGA
- the LOC133035390 gene encoding L-type lectin-domain containing receptor kinase S.1, whose amino-acid sequence MILRHSLHMTTFLIIIIILFILSPTFALNFLFNSFAGTSNSTNVTLVNDAHFDSSVIRLTNETLIDQFSVGRAFYPSKITMRRSSNSNSSSVSSFSTSFVFSVLPVISSSPGFGLCFVLTNYTSPPGAIASQYFGLFTNATVRTPAPLLAIKFDTGRNPEFGDLDGNHIGINLNSIESETWNPAGYYNSTGSFVPVPMRDGRNIRAWIEFDGTNFEINVTVAPIGVPRPVKPTLTYRDRNIANFISDEMFIGFSASITQWIEAQRILAWSFSDTGVLREINTTNLPVFLVPESSSSLSPGKISGIVIGCAAFVAICSIGVFWYWRKSKLKDKEEDDDIEDWELEYWPHRFTYEELDEATESFSDNQLLGAGGFGKVYKGTLPNETQIAVKCVNHDSKQGLREFMAEISSMGRLQHKNLVKMRGWCRKGNQLMLVYDFMPNGSLNQWIFDKPKKLLGWEQRRRVLADVAEGLNYLHHGWDQVVVHRDIKSSNILLDSDMRGRLGDFGLAKLYQHGEVPNTTRVVGTLGYLAPELATVAAPTSASDVYGFGVVVLEVSCGRKPIEFGAAAEEEVVLIDWVRDLYLEGKVVEAADKRVSGEYEEAEMEVILKLGLACCHPDPQRRPSMKEVVAVLVGEQTTTTAPVEVLSFLVGGDDSRAVVDSGEDNESPEVALAPSPSPVL is encoded by the coding sequence ATGATTCTCCGCCACTCCCTTCACATGACAACcttcctcatcatcatcatcatcctctTCATTCTCTCACCAACTTTCGCCCTCAATTTCCTCTTTAACTCATTCGCCGGCACCTCAAACTCCACCAACGTCACCTTAGTCAACGATGCCCATTTCGACTCATCGGTGATTCGGTTAACTAATGAAACCCTCATCGACCAGTTTTCCGTCGGCCGAGCTTTCTACCCATCTAAAATCACCATGAGAAGAAGCTCAAACTCAAACTCTTCCTCTGTTTCTTCTTTCTCCACCTCTTTTGTCTTTTCTGTTTTGCCAGTTATAAGCTCCAGCCCTGGCTTTGGTCTCTGCTTCGTCCTCACCAATTACACCTCACCTCCCGGCGCCATCGCCAGTCAGTACTTCGGTCTATTCACCAACGCTACGGTGAGAACACCAGCTCCCCTGTTAGCCATTAAGTTCGATACGGGTCGGAATCCGGAATTCGGTGACCTGGATGGGAACCACATCGGAATCAATCTCAACAGTATTGAATCAGAGACGTGGAACCCCGCCGGATATTACAACTCAACTGGATCCTTCGTCCCAGTTCCAATGCGAGATGGGAGAAACATCAGAGCTTGGATCGAATTCGATGGCACCAATTTCGAAATCAACGTCACTGTTGCTCCCATTGGAGTTCCTCGTCCGGTTAAACCTACACTCACTTACAGAGACAGGAACATAGCGAATTTCATCTCCGATGAAATGTTTATTGGGTTTTCGGCTTCGATAACGCAATGGATCGAAGCGCAGAGGATTTTAGCTTGGAGCTTTAGCGACACAGGAGTTTTGAGAGAGATCAACACGACGAATTTGCCGGTCTTTCTTGTACCGGAGTCATCTTCGTCGCTTTCTCCCGGGAAAATTTCTGGGATTGTAATCGGTTGTGCTGCTTTTGTAGCGATTTGTTCAATCGGGGTTTTCTGGTATTGGCGGAAGAGCAAGCTGAAAGACAAAGAAGAAGATGACGATATTGAAGATTGGGAACTCGAGTATTGGCCTCACCGATTCACATACGAAGAACTTGATGAAGCCACCGAAAGCTTTTCCGACAATCAACTTCTGGGCGCAGGCGGGTTCGGGAAAGTTTACAAAGGAACTTTACCAAACGAAACCCAAATCGCGGTTAAATGCGTGAACCACGATTCAAAACAAGGGTTGAGAGAATTCATGGCTGAAATTTCAAGCATGGGAAGGCTTCAACACAAGAACTTAGTCAAAATGCGAGGATGGTGTAGAAAAGGGAACCAACTCATGCTCGTATATGATTTCATGCCCAATGGTAGCCTTAACCAATGGATTTTCGACAAGCCCAAGAAGCTTCTGGGCTGGGAACAACGGCGGCGGGTGTTAGCAGATGTTGCCGAGGGCCTAAACTACCTCCACCATGGCTGGGATCAAGTTGTGGTTCACAGAGACATTAAGTCGAGCAACATATTGCTCGACTCAGATATGCGTGGCCGGCTCGGCGATTTTGGGCTAGCGAAGCTTTACCAACACGGCGAGGTCCCAAACACGACTCGGGTCGTTGGGACTTTGGGTTACCTGGCACCGGAGCTGGCCACAGTAGCGGCGCCGACTTCGGCGAGTGACGTATATGGGTTCGGTGTGGTTGTTCTTGAAGTTTCTTGTGGGAGGAAGCCGATTGAGTTTGGGGCGGCGGCGGAGGAGGAGGTGGTGTTGATCGATTGGGTGAGGGATTTGTACTTGGAAGGTAAGGTTGTTGAAGCGGCGGATAAGAGGGTTAGTGGAGAGTATGAAGAGGCGGAGATGGAGGTGATTTTGAAGCTTGGTTTGGCTTGTTGCCACCCTGATCCTCAGCGCCGCCCAAGCATGAAAGAGGTGGTGGCTGTGCTTGTTGGGGAGCAAACGACAACGACGGCACCGGTAGAAGTGTTGTCGTTTTTGGTTGGAGGTGATGATAGTAGAGCTGTCGTTGATAGTGGTGAAGATAATGAATCGCCGGAGGTGGCTTTGGCTCCATCTCCTTCACCGGttctgtaa
- the LOC133035767 gene encoding ferric reduction oxidase 8, mitochondrial isoform X2 yields MAETALLTVLKVLMIVICACWVSLWILKPTQMWTKNWKEAEDRLRPTVFGYYGLNFVVFTFPVIALAIVGSVYLNVQQRKPRRWQLQYLRVATRFGLLAEVCLALLLLPILRGLALFRLIGIQFEASVRYHIWLGTAMIAFAFLHGASTLFIWGVSHHIQEEIGKWQRTGRIYLAGEISLVTGLVIWITALPQIRRKKFEIFYYTHHLYLVFLVFFLFHAGDRHFYTVFPGIFLFGIDKLLRLVQSRPETCILSAKIFPSKALELVLPKHPNLKYTPTSVIFVKIPSISKFQWHSFSITSSSSVDDHTMSLLIRCQGSWTSSLYNLINTELKSGFNKMKTIPIAVEGPYGASSTDFLRYDSLLLIAGGVGITPFLSIMQEITSAWQSGNYNQYPTRIQLIFIAKKSQDICLLSSISDLILNQSDEQFHLKLKVFVTQEKQSVTTVKELLNEFTQGETVDFGTDSSSYAIHGLESFLWMAAIAGLSSIVFLAFLICFSHIFIPNQKTKASSKEKSPSWVADIIILSSFVIAIICSTLVALVVRGKKLSKETIQTSEKHVKSWQPSSSEAELGFATEKHEIHFTGRPKFQEILEKFPTETGGSDIGVLVCGPEKMKESVAALLCSHNSQCFKSGPQKKTSFSFHSLNFTL; encoded by the exons AAGCTGAAGATAGATTAAGGCCTACTGTCTTTGGATATTATG GACTTAACTTTGTTGTGTTCACATTTCCTGTTATTGCTCTGGCTATAGTTGGATCTGTCTACTTGAATGTTCAGCAAAGGAAGCCCAGAAG ATGGCAACTGCAGTACTTGAGGGTGGCGACTCGATTCGGTTTGTTAGCAGAAGTGTGCCTAGCTCTACTTCTCCTTCCTATATTAAGAGGGTTAGCCTTGTTCAGGTTAATTGGTATCCAATTTGAGGCTTCAGTGAGATATCATATCTGGCTTGGAACTGCTATGATAGCTTTTGCCTTTCTTCATGGGGCAAGTACATTGTTCATTTGGGGAGTAAGCCACCACATTCAGGAAGAG ATAGGAAAATGGCAAAGAACAGGCAGGATATACTTAGCTGGGGAGATTAGTCTTGTTACTGGTTTAGTCATATGGATAACAGCACTTCCTCAAATAAGAAGGAAAAAGTTTGAAATCTTCTACTACACACACCATCTCTACCTAGTCTTCcttgtatttttcttatttcatgCCGGAGACCGCCACTTCTACACTGTTTTTCCTGGAATTTTTCTCTTTGGCATTGATAAACTACTTCGCCTTGTACAATCAAGACCGGAAACATGTATTCTTTCTGCAAAAATCTTCCCCAGCAAAGCTTTAGAACTTGTTCTACCTAAACACCCAA ATCTAAAGTATACTCCAACAAGTGTAATCTTTGTGAAGATACCAAGTATATCAAAATTTCAGTGGCACTCTTTTAGTATAACTTCAAGCTCAAGTGTTGATGACCACACAATGTCTCTTCTTATAAGATGTCAAGGATCATGGACAAGTTCTCTATACAACTTGATAAATACAGAGCTAAAATCAGGTTTTAATAAGATGAAAACCATACCAATTGCAGTTGAAGGCCCTTATGGAGCTTCCTCAACAGATTTCCTTAG GTATGACAGTTTGCTTCTGATTGCTGGAGGAGTTGGGATAACTCCATTTCTGAGCATCATGCAAGAAATCACTTCAGCTTGGCAAAGTGGGAACTACAATCAGTACCCCACAAGAATACAACTCATATTCATAGCTAAAAAGTCCCAAGATATTTGTTTGTTGAGCTCAATTTCAGACCTTATTCTAAACCAATCAGATGAACAGTTTCATCTCAAGTTAAAGGTATTTGTGACTCAAGAAAAACAATCAGTTACAACAGTAAAAGAACTACTAAATGAGTTTACACAAGGCGAAACAGTCGATTTCGGTACAGATAGTTCAAGCTATGCAATACATGGACTTGAATCTTTTCTTTGGATGGCTGCCATAGCTGGACTTTCCTCTATTGTATTTCTTGCCTTTCTCATATGTTTCAGCCACATTTTTATTCCTAACCAGAAAACCAAGGCATCATCAAAAGAGAAGAGTCCATCTTGGGTTGCAGATATAATCATATTATCTTCTTTTGTCATAGCAATAATTTGCAGTACTTTAGTTGCACTTGTAGTAAGAGGGAAAAAACTTAGCAAAGAAACAATCCAAACTTCAGAAAAACATGTCAAATCATGGCAACCAAGTTCCAGTGAAGCTGAATTAGGATTTGCTACTGAGAAACATGAGATTCATTTTACAGGAAGGCCTAAGTTTCAAG AAATATTGGAAAAATTCCCAACTGAGACTGGTGGATCTGATATTGGAGTCCTGGTATGTGGACCTGAGAAAATGAAAGAGTCAGTGGCAGCATTACTATGTAGCCATAACTCTCAATGTTTCAAGAGTGGTCCTCAGAAGAAAACAAGCTTCAGCTTCCACTCCCTCAATTTCACTCTCTGA